The proteins below are encoded in one region of Sedimentibacter sp. zth1:
- a CDS encoding putative ABC exporter domain-containing protein, with translation MTRIKNMIKDCKKHPSRLILLLFFIAMMVIVIIGAYSSPTEVNELRDINEIFAIVFAFYGFLFCTTIMIGFSSGASFFKMADINLLFQTPISTKRILIYGLFRQLGTSIWVGFFIFFQYSILHNTYGINFLGLLSIFIGYCLIFFCSQLTAMAIYSYTCNDDKKKKILKSVIIGVLSIILLYIFKDLFFTSTNKLQAIVSSVNAKWLNFIPIIGWLKAFVVGIISGDIIYLIGGILATLAYVALFVYIVSTMNSDYYEDVLQATEVSYSAITAAKEGKIKETPHKVKTGKTGLKRGNGSNVFFYKHMLEDRRSGIFLLDRNSLIFIVVCIGFGFFTKESGSILPAFAFATYMQLLTSSLGRWVRELIYPYIYLIPDNAFKKLICITKENMLKIVLEAILIFVPLGIILNASALDVLACILARIGFGMLFMAGNILIERLFGQIVNKTLIIFLYFIVMIVLMLPGVLAGVFLALRFSEELIPIIVMGCMFIWNVIVASVITYFCKDILNYAELNNR, from the coding sequence ATGACAAGAATTAAAAATATGATAAAGGATTGTAAAAAGCACCCTTCAAGATTAATATTGCTATTATTTTTTATTGCTATGATGGTGATTGTAATAATTGGTGCTTATAGTAGTCCTACAGAAGTTAATGAACTTAGAGATATAAATGAAATATTTGCAATTGTATTTGCATTTTACGGCTTTTTATTTTGTACAACTATAATGATTGGTTTTTCATCAGGTGCCTCATTTTTTAAAATGGCTGATATAAATTTGTTATTTCAAACACCCATATCAACTAAAAGAATTCTGATTTATGGCTTGTTTAGGCAGTTAGGAACATCTATTTGGGTTGGATTCTTTATATTTTTTCAATACTCAATTTTACATAATACATATGGAATCAATTTTTTGGGACTTTTGTCAATTTTTATAGGTTATTGTTTGATTTTCTTTTGTAGTCAACTTACTGCAATGGCTATATACTCATATACATGTAACGATGATAAAAAGAAGAAAATTTTAAAATCAGTAATTATTGGTGTACTTTCAATTATATTATTATATATATTTAAAGACTTATTCTTTACTTCAACAAATAAACTTCAAGCAATAGTTTCAAGTGTTAACGCTAAGTGGCTAAATTTTATTCCTATTATTGGTTGGCTTAAGGCTTTTGTTGTAGGTATAATATCTGGAGATATAATATATTTAATTGGGGGTATATTGGCAACACTTGCTTATGTTGCTCTATTTGTTTATATAGTTTCAACTATGAATTCGGATTATTACGAGGATGTTTTGCAAGCAACTGAAGTTTCATATTCTGCTATCACTGCAGCTAAAGAAGGTAAAATTAAAGAAACACCTCATAAAGTTAAAACTGGAAAGACAGGTTTAAAACGAGGCAATGGTTCAAATGTATTCTTCTACAAGCATATGCTCGAAGATAGAAGATCTGGTATATTTTTATTGGATAGAAATAGTTTGATATTTATTGTAGTTTGCATAGGTTTTGGCTTTTTTACAAAAGAATCAGGAAGTATTTTACCTGCATTTGCATTTGCTACTTATATGCAATTATTAACTAGTTCATTAGGTAGATGGGTCCGAGAATTAATATATCCTTATATTTATTTGATACCTGATAATGCTTTTAAAAAATTAATTTGTATTACAAAAGAAAATATGTTAAAAATAGTATTAGAAGCTATATTGATATTTGTACCATTAGGCATAATATTAAACGCATCAGCATTAGATGTTTTAGCATGTATTTTAGCACGTATTGGATTTGGAATGTTGTTTATGGCTGGAAATATCTTGATTGAAAGATTATTTGGACAAATAGTTAATAAAACACTTATAATTTTCTTGTACTTTATAGTAATGATTGTTCTAATGCTTCCGGGTGTTTTAGCTGGTGTATTTTTAGCATTAAGATTTAGTGAAGAGTTAATTCCAATAATTGTTATGGGATGTATGTTCATATGGAATGTAATAGTAGCTTCTGTTATCACATACTTCTGTAAAGATATATTGAATTATGCAGAACTAAACAATAGATAG
- the rsmD gene encoding 16S rRNA (guanine(966)-N(2))-methyltransferase RsmD, whose protein sequence is MRVISGNNKGKKLFAPKDMSVRPTSDKIKEAIFNMLGYIDEDSVVLDLFAGTGNVGIEFLCRGAKQCHFTDISHKSISFVKKNIALCKLEDKSMVYINDYEKAINYFTRCNVKFDYIFADAPYHLNCAQKVIDLVLNNEILNKNGTLIIECEKTEKMFEYGIPSVLEYKEKIYGITKIGIIKFSEE, encoded by the coding sequence GTGAGAGTAATATCAGGAAACAATAAAGGGAAAAAATTATTTGCACCTAAGGATATGTCAGTTAGACCAACATCTGATAAAATCAAGGAAGCAATTTTTAATATGTTAGGATATATTGATGAAGATAGCGTTGTGCTAGATTTATTTGCAGGCACAGGAAATGTTGGTATAGAATTTTTATGCAGAGGTGCAAAACAGTGTCACTTTACAGATATATCTCATAAAAGTATAAGTTTTGTGAAAAAAAATATAGCTTTATGTAAATTAGAAGATAAATCAATGGTATACATAAATGATTACGAAAAAGCAATCAACTATTTTACTAGATGTAATGTTAAGTTTGATTACATATTTGCAGATGCACCTTACCATCTAAATTGTGCTCAAAAGGTTATTGATTTAGTTTTAAACAATGAAATTTTAAATAAAAACGGCACTTTAATAATTGAGTGCGAAAAAACAGAAAAAATGTTTGAATATGGTATACCAAGTGTGTTAGAATATAAAGAGAAAATATATGGCATAACGAAAATTGGTATTATTAAATTTTCGGAGGAGTAG
- a CDS encoding histidine phosphatase family protein, with product MKLYLVRHGQSEGNFRKVYCGVNDVELTKEGVLQAQRMAKKFEGRSISKIYSSPLKRAYNTALEISNVLKLDIEKSDLLKEINFGIFENLTWNDIKTRFPNEAQKWADVGVHYKFVDGESLDDVVVRVIEFVKNCCDNSIIVTHSGIIQSFIIALEIASYENSWDYVINNCDVICIENGKITYFK from the coding sequence ATGAAACTATATTTAGTTAGACATGGACAATCTGAGGGAAATTTTAGAAAAGTTTATTGTGGTGTTAATGATGTAGAGTTAACTAAGGAAGGTGTTCTACAAGCACAAAGAATGGCTAAAAAATTTGAAGGAAGATCTATTAGTAAAATATATTCTAGCCCATTGAAAAGAGCGTATAATACGGCTTTAGAGATATCTAATGTTTTAAAATTAGATATTGAAAAAAGCGATTTATTAAAAGAAATTAATTTCGGTATATTTGAAAATCTAACTTGGAATGATATTAAGACAAGGTTCCCTAATGAAGCTCAGAAATGGGCTGATGTGGGTGTGCATTATAAATTTGTTGATGGAGAAAGTCTTGATGATGTGGTTGTAAGAGTAATAGAGTTTGTTAAAAATTGTTGTGATAATAGTATAATTGTTACACATAGTGGAATTATACAATCCTTTATAATTGCATTAGAAATAGCAAGCTATGAAAATTCATGGGACTATGTAATTAATAATTGTGATGTTATTTGTATAGAAAATGGAAAAATTACATATTTTAAGTAG
- the plsX gene encoding phosphate acyltransferase PlsX, whose product MRIIVDAMGGDNAPEAIVNGCILARDEYNVNIVLSGKEDLLKQNIEKYTNDFSNLDILNADDVITNDDKPVKAIRRKKESSLVKALYAVKNNDADAIVSAGSTGALLTGATVIIGRVGGLERPALAPFIPTAKGYSLLVDAGANVDCKPEFLYDFAEMGSIYIKNFMNIDNPRVGLLNIGAEKGKGNKLTNDAYSMLENSNLNFVGNIEGRYALDGAIDVIVADGFAGNVMLKSIEGTASFIMSSLKEELTSTFISKVGALLTKPSLRKFKKRFDYGEYGGAMLLGVNAPVIKAHGSSDSIAIKNAIKQSKTILDSSIVDLIRESISRR is encoded by the coding sequence ATGAGAATAATAGTAGATGCTATGGGTGGTGACAATGCACCAGAGGCTATAGTTAATGGATGTATACTTGCAAGAGATGAGTACAATGTTAACATTGTATTGTCAGGTAAAGAGGATTTATTAAAACAAAATATAGAGAAATATACGAATGATTTTAGTAATTTGGACATATTAAATGCAGATGATGTTATCACAAATGATGATAAACCGGTTAAGGCTATAAGAAGAAAAAAAGAATCTTCACTTGTGAAAGCACTTTATGCAGTCAAAAATAATGATGCTGACGCAATAGTTTCTGCAGGTAGTACAGGAGCTTTATTAACTGGAGCAACAGTAATTATTGGTAGAGTAGGCGGACTTGAAAGACCAGCACTAGCACCTTTCATTCCTACAGCTAAAGGATATTCTCTTTTAGTTGATGCGGGTGCCAATGTAGATTGTAAACCCGAGTTTCTATATGATTTCGCAGAAATGGGAAGCATTTATATTAAGAACTTTATGAATATTGATAATCCTCGTGTAGGACTATTAAATATAGGGGCAGAAAAAGGTAAAGGAAATAAACTAACTAATGATGCATATTCTATGTTAGAAAATTCGAATTTGAATTTTGTTGGAAACATTGAAGGAAGATATGCATTAGATGGAGCTATAGATGTAATCGTAGCAGACGGCTTTGCAGGAAATGTTATGCTTAAATCTATAGAAGGGACAGCCTCATTTATAATGAGCAGTCTTAAGGAAGAATTAACATCAACATTTATATCAAAAGTTGGTGCGTTACTTACAAAACCATCTCTTAGAAAATTCAAGAAGCGTTTTGATTATGGTGAATATGGTGGAGCAATGCTTTTAGGTGTAAATGCACCGGTTATAAAAGCTCATGGTAGTTCTGATAGTATTGCAATTAAAAATGCTATTAAACAGTCAAAAACTATCTTGGACAGTTCTATAGTAGACTTAATTAGAGAAAGTATTTCAAGGAGGTGA
- the cobS gene encoding adenosylcobinamide-GDP ribazoletransferase, whose translation MFRGLLVLISFFTRIPIGKKIEFNEAEYKKALCLYAFIGLIIGLVLTIGYFIGDFLEIIYIKGLIITAIYIIITGGIHLDGASDTVDGLFSGRTGDRIFEIMSDSRIGAFGVISLILILYCQLIFFSNVSIYTLILTPVVGKVSVVVSCYKKKYAKKSLGMGTIFVESIKLKELLINLGIILILCVVLKGCIINILSTVLTFIIVFFMSKWIENKIFGMTGDTCGFVAEISQIVFMFLSLIVGKVILL comes from the coding sequence TTGTTCAGAGGATTATTAGTACTTATATCTTTTTTTACTAGGATTCCTATAGGAAAAAAAATTGAATTTAATGAAGCTGAATATAAAAAAGCATTATGCTTGTATGCATTTATTGGACTAATCATTGGCTTGGTTTTAACTATTGGGTATTTCATTGGTGATTTTTTAGAAATAATTTATATAAAAGGATTGATAATTACCGCAATTTATATTATAATAACAGGCGGTATACATTTAGATGGTGCGTCTGATACTGTAGATGGATTATTTTCAGGTAGAACAGGCGATAGAATATTTGAAATAATGAGTGATTCAAGAATAGGTGCATTTGGAGTAATTAGTTTAATACTTATTCTTTATTGCCAACTAATATTTTTTTCAAATGTTAGTATATATACACTGATTTTAACACCAGTTGTTGGAAAGGTAAGTGTAGTTGTTTCTTGTTACAAGAAAAAATATGCTAAAAAAAGTCTGGGTATGGGAACCATATTTGTTGAATCTATTAAATTAAAAGAACTTTTAATCAATCTAGGTATAATACTAATTTTATGCGTAGTGTTAAAAGGTTGCATAATCAATATTTTGTCAACTGTTTTGACTTTTATTATTGTATTTTTTATGTCTAAATGGATTGAAAATAAGATTTTTGGTATGACAGGTGATACTTGTGGATTTGTAGCAGAAATTTCACAGATTGTTTTTATGTTTCTTAGCTTAATTGTTGGAAAGGTAATATTATTATGA
- the cobU gene encoding bifunctional adenosylcobinamide kinase/adenosylcobinamide-phosphate guanylyltransferase — MCVTLVVGGARSGKSSFAENKAKEYGKNIAYIATSVVTDKSMADRVKKHREQRPNEWKTIETYKNFNTLIDNNDFLSSDTIMIDCITTLICNFMVDSKIDFDNCLMKDVNKLEATIKHDILDLIHICKDLDKHLVIVSNEVGLGVVPAYYMGNFFRDISGRMNAFIAKESDNVYFTVSGIPMKLKSKGVNIHCSEDY; from the coding sequence ATGTGTGTGACGCTAGTTGTTGGTGGAGCAAGAAGTGGAAAAAGCTCATTTGCTGAAAATAAAGCAAAAGAATATGGTAAAAACATTGCATATATTGCGACGTCAGTGGTAACTGATAAAAGCATGGCAGATAGAGTAAAAAAGCACAGAGAGCAAAGGCCAAATGAATGGAAAACAATAGAAACTTATAAAAATTTTAATACTCTTATAGATAATAATGATTTTTTAAGTTCAGATACAATCATGATAGATTGCATAACAACTTTAATTTGCAATTTTATGGTTGATAGTAAAATTGATTTTGATAATTGTTTAATGAAAGATGTAAACAAATTAGAAGCAACCATTAAGCATGATATATTAGATTTAATACATATTTGTAAAGATTTGGACAAACATTTAGTTATCGTATCAAATGAAGTAGGATTAGGTGTGGTGCCAGCATATTATATGGGAAACTTTTTTAGAGATATTAGTGGAAGAATGAATGCCTTCATAGCTAAAGAATCAGATAATGTGTACTTTACAGTTTCTGGTATACCTATGAAATTAAAAAGTAAGGGGGTTAACATACATTGTTCAGAGGATTATTAG
- the rpmF gene encoding 50S ribosomal protein L32, producing the protein MAVPKRKTSKARRDKRRTAKCRMTIPATMECPQCHAAKRPHAVCGECGYYNGKEVITVE; encoded by the coding sequence ATGGCAGTACCTAAGAGAAAAACATCAAAAGCTAGAAGAGATAAGAGAAGAACAGCTAAATGCAGAATGACAATTCCAGCAACTATGGAATGTCCACAATGTCATGCAGCTAAAAGACCACATGCTGTATGTGGTGAATGCGGATATTACAATGGTAAAGAAGTTATTACTGTAGAATAG
- a CDS encoding DUF177 domain-containing protein: MLINLKKFLLSDDLVMNINDTLTITDKELLETNKLNKEFLFEGKFYKVDKNVSLNAKITYAYDEVCARCLEEFENKVTANFNAIIVDEINEDYEAEDIEILMKDGLIDLNDAVNQIIYLSMPMKALCKDDCKGICSKCGKNLNTGKCECNDFVIDPRLEKLKTLLED; this comes from the coding sequence ATGTTAATTAATTTAAAAAAATTCCTTCTATCTGATGACTTAGTAATGAATATTAATGATACATTAACTATAACAGATAAAGAATTATTAGAGACGAATAAGTTAAATAAGGAGTTTTTATTTGAAGGAAAGTTCTATAAAGTGGATAAGAACGTATCATTAAATGCAAAAATTACTTATGCTTATGATGAAGTCTGTGCTAGATGTTTAGAGGAATTTGAAAATAAAGTTACAGCTAATTTTAATGCAATTATAGTTGATGAAATTAACGAAGATTATGAAGCAGAGGATATAGAGATATTAATGAAAGATGGTTTAATTGATCTAAATGATGCAGTTAATCAAATAATTTATTTGTCTATGCCAATGAAAGCTTTATGTAAAGACGACTGTAAAGGAATTTGCTCGAAATGTGGTAAAAATCTTAATACAGGTAAATGTGAATGTAATGATTTCGTTATAGACCCACGATTAGAAAAATTAAAAACTTTGTTAGAAGATTAA
- the coaD gene encoding pantetheine-phosphate adenylyltransferase has translation MKVLYTGSFDPITNGHLDLIRRCSRKFECVVVTVFNNKSKEHFFTANERCKLIKEAITDLDNVVVDITEDMVVNYAKKNQIDFIVRGLRAVSDYEYELMVASINKHMYPELETFFMIASPDYSFISSSIVKEVAMFGGDISSLVPPNVAIALKDKIGRELK, from the coding sequence ATGAAAGTATTATATACTGGTAGTTTTGATCCAATAACTAATGGACACCTTGATTTAATAAGAAGATGTTCTAGAAAATTTGAATGTGTGGTTGTAACAGTTTTTAATAATAAGTCTAAAGAACATTTTTTCACAGCTAATGAAAGATGCAAGCTTATTAAAGAAGCAATAACTGATTTAGATAATGTTGTAGTTGATATAACAGAAGATATGGTCGTTAATTATGCTAAGAAAAATCAAATAGATTTTATTGTTAGAGGATTAAGGGCTGTTTCTGATTATGAATATGAATTGATGGTTGCGTCTATAAATAAACATATGTATCCAGAACTAGAAACATTCTTCATGATAGCTTCACCAGATTACTCATTCATAAGTTCAAGTATTGTAAAGGAAGTAGCAATGTTCGGAGGAGATATATCGAGTTTAGTTCCACCAAATGTAGCCATTGCACTTAAAGATAAAATAGGGAGGGAGTTAAAATAG
- a CDS encoding nucleotidyltransferase, producing MKTIGIVAEYNPFHLGHKYQIEKAKELYNCDRIAVVMSGNFVQRGDTSIVDKYTRAEIAVRNGVDLVIELPFPYSCQNAELFSFGAINELKKLNVSAISFGCEDTNIDMLKKIANIQINNNDEYKTILRANISNGLSYPFAVNKSLNTILKLDDSSCEITLSPNNTLALEYIKSCKLLNFDVDYVPIKRHISQHNDLSITHSFASATAIRNELLLNNFTKLKHSIPSVTYTELKKYYIKNKLFNSLDNYLEFMYYKIIATGKDDLKKIYDVTEGLENKIFDNVYKYNNLNDFILSIKSKRYTYARIRRILLNILLDIKYKDIDFLKGYNNNYVKTLAFSENGKDIIKQAKENGTTVITKYSDYKRNGIEANNDKIFELTNKSSNLYYLPFRDRNNYLNNEYYNNVIYIK from the coding sequence ATGAAAACAATTGGAATAGTAGCTGAATATAATCCTTTTCATCTTGGACATAAGTACCAAATAGAAAAGGCAAAAGAATTATATAATTGTGATAGAATAGCAGTTGTTATGAGCGGAAACTTTGTTCAACGTGGAGATACTTCCATAGTTGATAAATACACTCGTGCTGAAATTGCAGTTAGAAATGGCGTAGACCTTGTTATTGAGCTACCATTCCCCTACTCATGTCAAAATGCAGAGCTTTTTTCATTTGGAGCTATAAATGAATTAAAAAAGCTGAATGTATCCGCAATAAGCTTTGGATGCGAAGATACCAATATAGACATGTTAAAAAAGATTGCAAATATACAAATCAATAACAACGACGAATACAAGACCATTTTAAGAGCAAATATATCAAATGGATTATCATATCCTTTTGCAGTAAACAAGAGCTTAAATACCATTTTAAAGCTTGATGATAGCAGTTGTGAAATAACACTTAGCCCCAACAACACTTTGGCCTTAGAATATATCAAATCATGTAAACTATTAAATTTTGATGTTGACTATGTTCCAATAAAAAGACATATATCTCAACACAATGATTTATCTATAACCCATAGTTTTGCTAGTGCAACTGCGATAAGAAATGAGCTGTTATTAAATAATTTTACAAAATTAAAACACTCTATACCATCTGTAACTTACACTGAACTCAAAAAATATTATATAAAAAATAAGCTGTTTAATTCATTAGATAATTATTTAGAATTTATGTATTACAAAATTATTGCTACTGGTAAAGATGATCTAAAGAAAATTTATGATGTAACAGAGGGTTTAGAAAATAAAATATTTGATAATGTTTACAAATATAATAACCTTAATGATTTTATACTATCAATTAAGTCTAAAAGATATACCTACGCAAGAATTAGAAGAATCTTACTGAATATTTTACTTGATATAAAGTATAAAGATATTGATTTTTTAAAAGGATATAACAATAATTATGTTAAAACATTGGCTTTTAGTGAAAATGGAAAAGATATAATTAAGCAAGCCAAGGAAAATGGGACTACAGTCATAACAAAGTATTCAGATTATAAAAGAAATGGTATAGAAGCTAATAATGATAAAATATTTGAATTAACAAACAAATCAAGCAATTTATATTATTTACCATTTAGAGACAGAAATAATTACCTTAATAACGAATATTATAATAATGTTATATATATAAAATAA
- a CDS encoding ABC transporter ATP-binding protein encodes MINVFNVTKKYGKLIANNNISFCVENGKIAVLLGPNGAGKSTIIKCISGLLRFEGEIDINGHKNKTIEAKKDLGYVPELPAVYDLLTIEEHLQFIAKAYQLTDWKDYADELLKRFELFDKKDKLGKELSKGMQQKLSICCVLLHRPKVIIFDEPMVGLDPHAIKELKSMFVELRNQGASILISTHMLDSVENYWDVAHIMINGSFAATKYNKENDSDDETSLEELFFNITEGKAE; translated from the coding sequence ATGATTAATGTTTTTAATGTTACAAAAAAATACGGGAAATTAATTGCTAATAATAATATTAGTTTCTGTGTTGAAAACGGTAAAATTGCAGTTTTGCTTGGTCCAAACGGTGCTGGTAAATCAACAATAATCAAGTGTATATCTGGCTTATTAAGATTTGAGGGTGAAATTGATATAAATGGACATAAAAACAAAACAATAGAAGCTAAAAAAGATTTAGGTTATGTTCCTGAACTGCCTGCTGTATATGATTTACTTACTATTGAAGAACATCTGCAATTTATTGCAAAGGCTTATCAATTAACAGATTGGAAAGACTATGCTGATGAACTTCTAAAAAGATTTGAATTGTTTGATAAAAAAGATAAATTAGGAAAAGAATTATCAAAGGGTATGCAACAAAAGCTTAGTATATGCTGTGTACTTTTACATAGACCAAAAGTAATAATTTTTGATGAACCAATGGTTGGACTTGATCCTCATGCTATAAAAGAACTTAAGAGTATGTTTGTAGAATTAAGAAATCAAGGTGCTTCTATATTAATTAGTACTCATATGTTAGATAGTGTTGAAAATTATTGGGATGTTGCTCACATAATGATAAACGGCTCTTTTGCAGCTACTAAATACAATAAAGAGAATGATTCAGATGACGAAACTTCTTTAGAGGAACTATTCTTCAATATAACAGAAGGGAAGGCTGAATAA
- a CDS encoding acetate/propionate family kinase: protein MNILVINCGSSSLKYQLIDMKNEKVLAKGLAERIGIEGSQVKHEAIGKEKKVYTDPLATHKEAINTVLNALVDPVYGAVKNLDEIDAVGHRVVHGGEKFAGSVVITEAVVKAMDECTDLAPLHNPPNIIGINACKELLPNVPMVGVFDTAFHQTMSEEAFIYPLPYELYKELGIRRYGFHGTSHKYVAQRVGNMMNKDIKDLKIITCHLGNGASVTAIKDGVSVDTSMGLTPLEGLVMGTRCGDIDPAIVTFLMDKKNLSISQMNNLMNKQSGVLGISGISSDFRDIEGAAEEGNKRAQLALDKFHYTVRKYIGSYAAAMGGVDVVVFTAGLGENSKDSRAEICKGLEFLGIEIDNDKNNTRGKEVEISEDGSKVKVFVIPTNEELMIARETKSLVK, encoded by the coding sequence ATGAATATTTTAGTAATTAACTGTGGTAGTTCATCTTTGAAATATCAGTTAATAGACATGAAAAATGAAAAAGTTTTAGCTAAAGGTTTAGCTGAAAGAATAGGAATTGAAGGTAGTCAAGTTAAACATGAAGCTATCGGAAAAGAAAAGAAGGTTTATACAGATCCATTAGCAACTCACAAAGAAGCTATCAATACTGTATTAAATGCATTAGTAGATCCAGTATATGGTGCAGTTAAAAATTTGGACGAAATTGATGCAGTTGGTCATAGAGTAGTTCATGGAGGAGAAAAATTTGCTGGTTCTGTTGTTATAACTGAAGCAGTTGTAAAAGCTATGGATGAATGTACAGATTTAGCACCATTACACAATCCTCCAAATATTATTGGAATTAATGCTTGTAAAGAATTATTACCTAACGTACCAATGGTAGGTGTGTTTGATACAGCATTCCACCAAACAATGTCAGAAGAAGCATTTATCTATCCACTTCCTTATGAATTATACAAGGAATTAGGAATTAGAAGATACGGATTCCACGGAACTTCTCACAAATATGTAGCTCAAAGAGTAGGTAATATGATGAATAAAGATATTAAAGATCTTAAAATCATAACTTGTCACTTAGGAAACGGAGCAAGTGTAACAGCTATAAAAGATGGTGTATCTGTTGATACAAGTATGGGATTAACACCACTTGAAGGATTAGTAATGGGAACTAGATGTGGAGATATTGATCCAGCTATAGTTACATTCTTAATGGATAAGAAAAATTTATCAATTTCACAAATGAATAACTTAATGAATAAACAATCAGGAGTTTTAGGAATTTCAGGAATTAGCAGTGACTTTAGAGATATCGAAGGTGCAGCTGAAGAGGGAAATAAAAGAGCTCAACTTGCACTTGATAAATTCCATTATACAGTAAGAAAATATATTGGTTCTTATGCAGCAGCAATGGGTGGAGTAGATGTAGTTGTATTTACAGCAGGCCTTGGAGAAAACTCAAAAGACTCAAGAGCTGAAATTTGTAAAGGATTAGAATTCTTAGGAATTGAAATAGATAACGATAAAAATAATACTCGTGGTAAAGAAGTTGAAATTTCTGAAGATGGTTCTAAAGTTAAAGTTTTTGTTATTCCAACAAATGAAGAATTAATGATTGCAAGAGAAACTAAGTCTTTAGTAAAATAA